From a region of the Castanea sativa cultivar Marrone di Chiusa Pesio chromosome 10, ASM4071231v1 genome:
- the LOC142613596 gene encoding pleiotropic drug resistance protein 1-like isoform X8, whose translation MEVFLSSAREEVGEKSRKWAAIQRLPTGHRLRRGILTEENGEAKEVDIQRLDEQQLKNLLDKLLNQDEDNEKFLMKLKDRFDRVGIEFPKIEVRMEGLNVDTEAYIGSRALPTLYHFTINFFEGLLNSCHIIKGKKKPFSILHDVSGIIKPGRMTLLLGPPGSGKTTFLLAMAGRLSSDLKISGRITYNGHGMDEFIPQRTSAYISQHDEHIGEMTVRETLAFSARCQGVGPRYEMLAELSRREKEANIKPDSDIDIFLKSISLEGQEANVLTDYVIKILGLDICADIMVGDEMRRGISGGQRKRVTVGEMLVGPARALFMDEISTGLDSSTTFQIVNSIRQAIHILEGTTVISLLQPAPETYELFEDIVLLTDGQVVYQGPRENAQEFFESVGFKCPERKAEADFLQEVTSRKDQEQYWANKDIPYAYVTVEEFADAFKSFHIGQKLGDKLAIPFDKGRSHPSALTTTKYGVGKKELLKACISRELLLMKRSSAYYTFKMLQLIFMALLMMSLYVRTKKHRNTTMGGQIVMGALFFTMSTIMFNGFAELALTIAKLPVFNKHRDLLFFPPWSYALPTWILKIPITIVEVAIWVAMTYYVVGFEENFTRFLKQFFLLLFINQMASGLFRFIAALGRNMIVANTFGSFGLLLVITLGGFVLSKNEIKKWWEWGYWVSPMMYGQNAMAVNEFLGKSWKRALPNTTEPLGLVVLKSHGLFQEEYWFWIGVGASIGFIFLFNFLFTLALTYLNPFGKPQAVIPEGKPTSSGRSERGADIQRSVSSESTLAARSRRNEFNRNKKQGMVLPFEPLSITFDDISYAVDMPQEMKSEGVTENRLTLLKGLSGAFRPGVLTALMGVSGAGKSTLMDVLAGRKTGGYIEGSIMISGYPKKQETFARIAGYCEQNDIHSPHITVYESLFFSAWLRLAPEVDITTKKMFVEEVMDLVELNSIRESIVGLPNVNGLSTEQRKRLTIATELVANPSIIFMDEPTSGLDARAAAIVMRTVRNTVDTGRTVVCTIHQPSIDIFDAFDELYLLKSGGEEIYVGPIGHRASLLISYFEGIRGVKKIRDGINPATWMLEVTNTAQEAVLGVNFADVYNKSELYRRNKAMIKELSKPQPMSKDLHFATQFSQSFLTQCKACLWKQHWSYWRNPQYNAVRLLFSIFIALMFGSMFWDLGTKRIRQQDIFNSVGSMYAASLFIGIQNAALVQPVVAIERTVFYRERAAGMYSPLPYAIAQITIEIPYIFIQAVIYATIVYFMIGFETSASKFFLNLFFMYFTFLYFTFFGMLTVSITPNYSIAAVLASFFYGLWNLFSGFLLPRSYMPIWWRWFYWACPFAWTLYGLIGAQFGDIKDRLDTGLTVEELMKSYFGFKTDFLGVVSIVIIGITLLFGFGFAFAIKVFNFQRR comes from the exons ATGGAAGTGTTTTTGAGTTCTGCTCGAGAGGAAGTAGGCGAAAAATCTCGGAAATGGGCTGCTATACAGAGACTGCCGACAGGGCATCGTCTTAGAAGAGGTATATTAACTGAAGAAAATGGAGAAGCAAAAGAAGTTGATATTCAAAGACTTGATGAGCAACAATTAAAGAACTTGTTGGACAAGCTTTTGAACCAGGACGAAGATAATGAGAAGTTCTTGATGAAGCTCAAGGACCGCTTTGATCG AGTTGGGATTGAATTTCCAAAAATTGAAGTCCGGATGGAAGGACTAAATGTAGATACCGAAGCTTATATTGGAAGCAGAGCTTTACCTACACTATACCACTTCACTATAAATTTCTTTGAG GGGTTGTTGAATTCTTGTCATATAATTAAAGGCAAAAAGAAACCATTTTCAATTCTTCATGATGTCAGTGGAATAATCAAGCCTGGCAg GATGACACTTCTTTTAGGCCCCCCAGGCTCAGGGAAGACCACATTTCTACTGGCTATGGCTGGAAGACTTAGTTCTGATCTCAAA ATTTCAGGGAGAATTACATATAATGGCCATGGAATGGATGAATTTATCCCACAAAGGACATCAGCTTATATAAGTCAACATGATGAACATATAGGAGAAATGACAGTGAGAGAAacattggccttctcggctagaTGTCAAGGGGTTGGTCCTCGTTATG AAATGTTGGCAGAGTTGTCCAGAAGAGAAAAGGAGGCAAACATTAAGCCAGATTCTGATATCGATATTTTTTTGAAG TCTATTTCACTGGAAGGGCAAGAAGCAAATGTTCTGACCGATTATGTTATCAAA ATTTTGGGATTGGATATCTGTGCTGACATTATGGTAGGGGATGAAATGCGAAGAGGTATCTCTGGTGGACAAAGAAAGCGAGTGACAGTAG GGGAGATGCTGGTTGGACCAGCAAGGGCGCTTTTCATGGACGAGATATCAACTGGCTTAGACAGCTCGACAACTTTTCAGATTGTGAATTCAATCAGACAGGCAATTCACATTCTTGAAGGGACAACCGTGATCTCTCTCCTCCAGCCAGCTCCAGAAACGTATGAACTATTTGAGGACATAGTTCTCTTAACAGACGGGCAAGTGGTGTATCAAGGTCCCCGTGAAAATGCACAGGAGTTTTTTGAATCTGTGGGCTTCAAATGTCCGGAGAGAAAAGCAGAAGCAGACTTCTTACAAGAA GTGACATCAAGGAAAGATCAAGAACAGTATTGGGCTAATAAAGACATACCTTATGCTTACGTTACTGTCGAGGAATTTGCTGATGCATTTAAGTCATTTCACATTGGTCAGAAACTAGGTGACAAGCTTGCCATTCCATTTGACAAGGGTAGGAGCCACCCTTCTGCTTTGACAACTACGAAGTACGGTGTTGGGAAGAAGGAACTGCTAAAGGCTTGCATATCAAGAGAGTTGTTGCTGATGAAGAGAAGCTCAGCCTACTATACGTTCAAAATGTTGCAG cttatttttatgGCTCTGTTGATGATGTCACTATATGTACGAACTAAGAAGCATCGAAATACTACAATGGGTGGTCAAATTGTTATGGGTGCCCTGTTCTTTACAATGTCCACAATAATGTTTAATGGATTCGCAGAGCTTGCCCTGACCATCGCGAAACTTCCTGTCTTTAACAAGCATAGGGaccttctcttttttcctcCATGGTCATATGCACTACCCACATGGATCCTCAAAATTCCAATCACAATTGTAGAGGTAGCCATTTGGGTGGCGATGACTTATTATGTTGTAGGCTTTGAAGAAAACTTCACACG GTTTCTCAAACAATTCTTTCTACTTTTGTTCATCAACCAAATGGCTTCTGGACTGTTTCGATTTATTGCAGCACTAGGAAGGAATATGATTGTCGCAAACACGTTTGGATCTTTTGGGTTGCTTCTAGTTATTACTCTGGGTGGATTTGTTCTatcaaaaa atgaaattaaaaaatggtGGGAATGGGGTTACTGGGTCTCACCTATGATGTATGGCCAGAATGCTATGGCAGTGAATGAATTCTTAGGGAAGAGTTGGAAGCGT GCTCTTCCTAATACCACAGAACCTCTTGGACTTGTGGTCTTGAAGTCTCATGGACTATTCCAAGAAGAATATTGGTTTTGGATTGGAGTAGGAGCTTCAATTggatttatttttctattcaattttcttttcacatTGGCTCTAACTTATCTCAACC CTTTTGGAAAGCCTCAGGCAGTTATACCAGAAGGAAAGCCA ACCTCGTCTGGTAGGTCAGAAAGAGGAGCTGACATTCAAAGAAGTGTATCATCAGAATCAACATTAGCAGCAAGAAGCAGAAGGAATGAATTTAATCGGAACAAGAAACAAGGAATGGTTCTTCCATTCGAACCCCTTTCTATCACCTTTGATGATATTAGCTATGCAGTGGACATGCCTCAG gaaatgaaatctgaaggTGTGACAGAAAATCGACTAACACTTCTGAAGGGTTTGAGTGGTGCTTTCAGGCCAGGAGTTCTCACAGCTCTAATGGGTGTTAGTGGCGCTGGGAAGTCAACTCTAATGGATGTTTTGGCTGGGAGGAAAACTGGTGGGTACATCGAAGGAAGCATCATGATATCTGGATACCCAAAGAAGCAGGAAACTTTTGCTCGCATAGCAGGTTACTGTGAGCAAAATGACATCCACTCTCCTCACATTACAGTGTACGAGTCACTGTTTTTCTCTGCATGGCTTCGTCTAGCTCCTGAAGTTGATATCACAACCAAAAAG ATGTTTGTTGAGGAGGTCATGGACCTTGTGGAGCTGAACTCAATAAGGGAATCAATTGTTGGATTGCCTAACGTCAATGGTCTCTCAACCGAGCAGCGCAAGAGGCTGACGATTGCAACTGAGCTTGTTGCAAACCCATCTATAATATTCATGGATGAGCCAACCTCAGGTCTTGATGCCAGGGCAGCAGCAATAGTGATGAGAACAGTGAGGAACACAGTAGACACTGGAAGAACTGTGGTGTGCACTATCCACCAGCCAAGCATTGATATATTTGATGCCTTTGATGAG CTATATCTTTTGAAAAGTGGAGGAGAAGAAATATATGTCGGCCCAATAGGCCACCGTGCTTCACTTTTGATCAGTTACTTTGAG GGAATCCGGggagttaaaaaaattagagatgGAATTAACCCAGCCACATGGATGTTAGAAGTGACAAATACAGCACAAGAAGCAGTTCTGGGTGTTAATTTTGCCGATGTATACAATAAATCAGAACTATACAG GAGAAACAAAGCAATGATCAAAGAACTCAGTAAACCTCAGCCAATGTCAAAAGATCTGCACTTCGCTACTCAATTCTCGCAATCATTTTTGACCCAGTGTAAGGCTTGCCTATGGAAACAGCACTGGTCATATTGGCGAAATCCACAGTACAATGCAGTAAGGCTATTATTCTCGATTTTCATAGCTTTAATGTTTGGATCAATGTTCTGGGATCTTGGCACCAAAAG GATAAGGCAGCAAGACATTTTCAATTCAGTAGGTTCCATGTATGCTGCTTCTCTATTTATTGGGATTCAGAATGCTGCATTGGTGCAGCCAGTAGTGGCTATTGAGAGAACAGTTTTCTACCGAGAAAGAGCAGCTGGAATGTATTCTCCTTTACCATATGCCATTGCACAG ATTACGATTGAGATCCCATACATTTTCATTCAGGCTGTCATATATGCAACGATAGTCTATTTCATGATTGGATTTGAGACCTCAGCTTCAAAGTTCTTTTTGAATCTCTTCTTCATGTACTTCACCTTCTTGTATTTCACATTCTTTGGAATGTTGACAGTATCCATCACTCCAAACTATAGCATAGCTGCTGTACTTGCTTCTTTCTTCTATGGTTTGTGGAACCTCTTCTCAGGATTCCTACTTCCACGATCA TATATGCCTATTTGGTGGAGATGGTTCTATTGGGCATGTCCTTTCGCTTGGACATTGTATGGATTGATTGGTGCACAGTTTGGAGACATCAAAGACAGGCTTGACACTGGTCTAACAGTAGAAGAACTTATGAAGAgttattttggttttaaaacTGACTTCCTAGGAGTGGTTTCAATTGTGATTATAGGAATCACATTGCTTTTTGGATTCGGCTTTGCCTTTGCAATAAAGGTTTTTAACTTCCAGAGAAGATGA
- the LOC142613596 gene encoding pleiotropic drug resistance protein 1-like isoform X4 codes for MEVFLSSAREEVGEKSRKWAAIQRLPTGHRLRRGILTEENGEAKEVDIQRLDEQQLKNLLDKLLNQDEDNEKFLMKLKDRFDRVGIEFPKIEVRMEGLNVDTEAYIGSRALPTLYHFTINFFEGLLNSCHIIKGKKKPFSILHDVSGIIKPGRMTLLLGPPGSGKTTFLLAMAGRLSSDLKISGRITYNGHGMDEFIPQRTSAYISQHDEHIGEMTVRETLAFSARCQGVGPRYEMLAELSRREKEANIKPDSDIDIFLKSISLEGQEANVLTDYVIKILGLDICADIMVGDEMRRGISGGQRKRVTVGEMLVGPARALFMDEISTGLDSSTTFQIVNSIRQAIHILEGTTVISLLQPAPETYELFEDIVLLTDGQVVYQGPRENAQEFFESVGFKCPERKAEADFLQEVTSRKDQEQYWANKDIPYAYVTVEEFADAFKSFHIGQKLGDKLAIPFDKGRSHPSALTTTKYGVGKKELLKACISRELLLMKRSSAYYTFKMLQLIFMALLMMSLYVRTKKHRNTTMGGQIVMGALFFTMSTIMFNGFAELALTIAKLPVFNKHRDLLFFPPWSYALPTWILKIPITIVEVAIWVAMTYYVVGFEENFTRFLKQFFLLLFINQMASGLFRFIAALGRNMIVANTFGSFGLLLVITLGGFVLSKNEIKKWWEWGYWVSPMMYGQNAMAVNEFLGKSWKRALPNTTEPLGLVVLKSHGLFQEEYWFWIGVGASIGFIFLFNFLFTLALTYLNPFGKPQAKDIELSHNEKTSSGRSERGADIQRSVSSESTLAARSRRNEFNRNKKQGMVLPFEPLSITFDDISYAVDMPQEMKSEGVTENRLTLLKGLSGAFRPGVLTALMGVSGAGKSTLMDVLAGRKTGGYIEGSIMISGYPKKQETFARIAGYCEQNDIHSPHITVYESLFFSAWLRLAPEVDITTKKMFVEEVMDLVELNSIRESIVGLPNVNGLSTEQRKRLTIATELVANPSIIFMDEPTSGLDARAAAIVMRTVRNTVDTGRTVVCTIHQPSIDIFDAFDELYLLKSGGEEIYVGPIGHRASLLISYFEGIRGVKKIRDGINPATWMLEVTNTAQEAVLGVNFADVYNKSELYRRNKAMIKELSKPQPMSKDLHFATQFSQSFLTQCKACLWKQHWSYWRNPQYNAVRLLFSIFIALMFGSMFWDLGTKRIRQQDIFNSVGSMYAASLFIGIQNAALVQPVVAIERTVFYRERAAGMYSPLPYAIAQITIEIPYIFIQAVIYATIVYFMIGFETSASKFFLNLFFMYFTFLYFTFFGMLTVSITPNYSIAAVLASFFYGLWNLFSGFLLPRSYMPIWWRWFYWACPFAWTLYGLIGAQFGDIKDRLDTGLTVEELMKSYFGFKTDFLGVVSIVIIGITLLFGFGFAFAIKVFNFQRR; via the exons ATGGAAGTGTTTTTGAGTTCTGCTCGAGAGGAAGTAGGCGAAAAATCTCGGAAATGGGCTGCTATACAGAGACTGCCGACAGGGCATCGTCTTAGAAGAGGTATATTAACTGAAGAAAATGGAGAAGCAAAAGAAGTTGATATTCAAAGACTTGATGAGCAACAATTAAAGAACTTGTTGGACAAGCTTTTGAACCAGGACGAAGATAATGAGAAGTTCTTGATGAAGCTCAAGGACCGCTTTGATCG AGTTGGGATTGAATTTCCAAAAATTGAAGTCCGGATGGAAGGACTAAATGTAGATACCGAAGCTTATATTGGAAGCAGAGCTTTACCTACACTATACCACTTCACTATAAATTTCTTTGAG GGGTTGTTGAATTCTTGTCATATAATTAAAGGCAAAAAGAAACCATTTTCAATTCTTCATGATGTCAGTGGAATAATCAAGCCTGGCAg GATGACACTTCTTTTAGGCCCCCCAGGCTCAGGGAAGACCACATTTCTACTGGCTATGGCTGGAAGACTTAGTTCTGATCTCAAA ATTTCAGGGAGAATTACATATAATGGCCATGGAATGGATGAATTTATCCCACAAAGGACATCAGCTTATATAAGTCAACATGATGAACATATAGGAGAAATGACAGTGAGAGAAacattggccttctcggctagaTGTCAAGGGGTTGGTCCTCGTTATG AAATGTTGGCAGAGTTGTCCAGAAGAGAAAAGGAGGCAAACATTAAGCCAGATTCTGATATCGATATTTTTTTGAAG TCTATTTCACTGGAAGGGCAAGAAGCAAATGTTCTGACCGATTATGTTATCAAA ATTTTGGGATTGGATATCTGTGCTGACATTATGGTAGGGGATGAAATGCGAAGAGGTATCTCTGGTGGACAAAGAAAGCGAGTGACAGTAG GGGAGATGCTGGTTGGACCAGCAAGGGCGCTTTTCATGGACGAGATATCAACTGGCTTAGACAGCTCGACAACTTTTCAGATTGTGAATTCAATCAGACAGGCAATTCACATTCTTGAAGGGACAACCGTGATCTCTCTCCTCCAGCCAGCTCCAGAAACGTATGAACTATTTGAGGACATAGTTCTCTTAACAGACGGGCAAGTGGTGTATCAAGGTCCCCGTGAAAATGCACAGGAGTTTTTTGAATCTGTGGGCTTCAAATGTCCGGAGAGAAAAGCAGAAGCAGACTTCTTACAAGAA GTGACATCAAGGAAAGATCAAGAACAGTATTGGGCTAATAAAGACATACCTTATGCTTACGTTACTGTCGAGGAATTTGCTGATGCATTTAAGTCATTTCACATTGGTCAGAAACTAGGTGACAAGCTTGCCATTCCATTTGACAAGGGTAGGAGCCACCCTTCTGCTTTGACAACTACGAAGTACGGTGTTGGGAAGAAGGAACTGCTAAAGGCTTGCATATCAAGAGAGTTGTTGCTGATGAAGAGAAGCTCAGCCTACTATACGTTCAAAATGTTGCAG cttatttttatgGCTCTGTTGATGATGTCACTATATGTACGAACTAAGAAGCATCGAAATACTACAATGGGTGGTCAAATTGTTATGGGTGCCCTGTTCTTTACAATGTCCACAATAATGTTTAATGGATTCGCAGAGCTTGCCCTGACCATCGCGAAACTTCCTGTCTTTAACAAGCATAGGGaccttctcttttttcctcCATGGTCATATGCACTACCCACATGGATCCTCAAAATTCCAATCACAATTGTAGAGGTAGCCATTTGGGTGGCGATGACTTATTATGTTGTAGGCTTTGAAGAAAACTTCACACG GTTTCTCAAACAATTCTTTCTACTTTTGTTCATCAACCAAATGGCTTCTGGACTGTTTCGATTTATTGCAGCACTAGGAAGGAATATGATTGTCGCAAACACGTTTGGATCTTTTGGGTTGCTTCTAGTTATTACTCTGGGTGGATTTGTTCTatcaaaaa atgaaattaaaaaatggtGGGAATGGGGTTACTGGGTCTCACCTATGATGTATGGCCAGAATGCTATGGCAGTGAATGAATTCTTAGGGAAGAGTTGGAAGCGT GCTCTTCCTAATACCACAGAACCTCTTGGACTTGTGGTCTTGAAGTCTCATGGACTATTCCAAGAAGAATATTGGTTTTGGATTGGAGTAGGAGCTTCAATTggatttatttttctattcaattttcttttcacatTGGCTCTAACTTATCTCAACC CTTTTGGAAAGCCTCAGGCA AAGGACATTGAACTATCACACAATGAAAAGACCTCGTCTGGTAGGTCAGAAAGAGGAGCTGACATTCAAAGAAGTGTATCATCAGAATCAACATTAGCAGCAAGAAGCAGAAGGAATGAATTTAATCGGAACAAGAAACAAGGAATGGTTCTTCCATTCGAACCCCTTTCTATCACCTTTGATGATATTAGCTATGCAGTGGACATGCCTCAG gaaatgaaatctgaaggTGTGACAGAAAATCGACTAACACTTCTGAAGGGTTTGAGTGGTGCTTTCAGGCCAGGAGTTCTCACAGCTCTAATGGGTGTTAGTGGCGCTGGGAAGTCAACTCTAATGGATGTTTTGGCTGGGAGGAAAACTGGTGGGTACATCGAAGGAAGCATCATGATATCTGGATACCCAAAGAAGCAGGAAACTTTTGCTCGCATAGCAGGTTACTGTGAGCAAAATGACATCCACTCTCCTCACATTACAGTGTACGAGTCACTGTTTTTCTCTGCATGGCTTCGTCTAGCTCCTGAAGTTGATATCACAACCAAAAAG ATGTTTGTTGAGGAGGTCATGGACCTTGTGGAGCTGAACTCAATAAGGGAATCAATTGTTGGATTGCCTAACGTCAATGGTCTCTCAACCGAGCAGCGCAAGAGGCTGACGATTGCAACTGAGCTTGTTGCAAACCCATCTATAATATTCATGGATGAGCCAACCTCAGGTCTTGATGCCAGGGCAGCAGCAATAGTGATGAGAACAGTGAGGAACACAGTAGACACTGGAAGAACTGTGGTGTGCACTATCCACCAGCCAAGCATTGATATATTTGATGCCTTTGATGAG CTATATCTTTTGAAAAGTGGAGGAGAAGAAATATATGTCGGCCCAATAGGCCACCGTGCTTCACTTTTGATCAGTTACTTTGAG GGAATCCGGggagttaaaaaaattagagatgGAATTAACCCAGCCACATGGATGTTAGAAGTGACAAATACAGCACAAGAAGCAGTTCTGGGTGTTAATTTTGCCGATGTATACAATAAATCAGAACTATACAG GAGAAACAAAGCAATGATCAAAGAACTCAGTAAACCTCAGCCAATGTCAAAAGATCTGCACTTCGCTACTCAATTCTCGCAATCATTTTTGACCCAGTGTAAGGCTTGCCTATGGAAACAGCACTGGTCATATTGGCGAAATCCACAGTACAATGCAGTAAGGCTATTATTCTCGATTTTCATAGCTTTAATGTTTGGATCAATGTTCTGGGATCTTGGCACCAAAAG GATAAGGCAGCAAGACATTTTCAATTCAGTAGGTTCCATGTATGCTGCTTCTCTATTTATTGGGATTCAGAATGCTGCATTGGTGCAGCCAGTAGTGGCTATTGAGAGAACAGTTTTCTACCGAGAAAGAGCAGCTGGAATGTATTCTCCTTTACCATATGCCATTGCACAG ATTACGATTGAGATCCCATACATTTTCATTCAGGCTGTCATATATGCAACGATAGTCTATTTCATGATTGGATTTGAGACCTCAGCTTCAAAGTTCTTTTTGAATCTCTTCTTCATGTACTTCACCTTCTTGTATTTCACATTCTTTGGAATGTTGACAGTATCCATCACTCCAAACTATAGCATAGCTGCTGTACTTGCTTCTTTCTTCTATGGTTTGTGGAACCTCTTCTCAGGATTCCTACTTCCACGATCA TATATGCCTATTTGGTGGAGATGGTTCTATTGGGCATGTCCTTTCGCTTGGACATTGTATGGATTGATTGGTGCACAGTTTGGAGACATCAAAGACAGGCTTGACACTGGTCTAACAGTAGAAGAACTTATGAAGAgttattttggttttaaaacTGACTTCCTAGGAGTGGTTTCAATTGTGATTATAGGAATCACATTGCTTTTTGGATTCGGCTTTGCCTTTGCAATAAAGGTTTTTAACTTCCAGAGAAGATGA